One window of the Rosa rugosa chromosome 3, drRosRugo1.1, whole genome shotgun sequence genome contains the following:
- the LOC133737437 gene encoding uncharacterized protein LOC133737437, which yields MDSQGGRATGRGRPRGRGRARGRGRIPPPVEEVFDNDVEASNVELPVPPVVEAANVVDPIRLSKLAKEISRRKYFPPSVREQLERDFVSLVQGTKSVREYEAEFSRLYRFVRQMDAESLAMKFQWGLNASIRRDVAVLELKTVELIFAKAMAIEQENLTFQEQESTERDFQRKGKAIAGSSKASGNRSGFWKRQRTNQQAPARAAAAPARVAPNRQVANPKCFNCNEMGHVARACTKPKNLACFTCGQTGHFSKDCTQQGRGQGNQQRQLPQGQARVFAIGQQNAGVEGTLSLFDFFAKVLFDTGASHSFISSSVVDMLGLTPRPLARPLCVISPLGVSLELDMFCDACPIVIGGKEFTDRSILM from the exons atggattctCAAGGAGGCAGAGCTACGGGTCGCggtagacccagaggcaggggtagagcccgaggtaggggcaggattcCTCCTCCTGTTGAAGAGGTATTCGATAATGACGTTGAGGCATCGAATGTTGAGCTGCCTGTTCCACCTGTTGTGGAGGCCGCAAATGTTGTAGATCCCATTCGTTTgtcaaagttggcaaaggagataTCGAG GAGGAAGTACTTTCCGCCTTCTGTGAGGGAGCAATTGGAAAGGGATTTTGTCTCGTTAGTCCAAGGGACTAAGAGTGTGAGGGAGTATGAGGCTGAGTTCTCAAGGTTGTACCGCTTTGTAAGGCAGATGGATGCTGAGAGCTTAGCTATGAAGTTTCAGTGGGGACTGAATGCTTCAATCCGGCGCGATGTCGCTGTTCTGGAACTGAAGACGGTGGAACTCATTTTCGCTAAGGCTATGGCCATTGAGCAGGAGAACCTGACTTTCCAGGAACAGGAATCGACTGAGAGAGATTTTCAAAGAAAGGGAAAGGCAATTGCGGGGAGCAGTAAAGCATCTGGAAATCGAAGTGGATTCTGGAAGAGACAGAGGACTAATCAGCAGGCGCCAGCTAGGGCTGCAGCTGCACCTGCTAGGGTTGCGCCTAATAGGCAGGTGgcaaaccctaagtgtttcaaTTGCAATGAGATGGGCCATGTTGCTCGAGCTTGCACGAAACCTAAGAACTTGGCATGCTTCACATGTGGCCAGACGGGGCACTTCTCAAAGGATTGTACCCAGCAGGGTAGGGGACAAGGGAATCAGCAGAGGCAACTGCCTCAGGGGCAGGCTAGAGTGTTTGCTATTGGTCAGCAGAATGCCGGAGTGGAAGGTACCTTATCCTTATTTGATTTCTTTGCTAAGGTGTTATTTGATACGGGAGCGTCccactctttcatatctagttctgtggttgatatgttaggtttgactcCTAGGCCTCTTGCTAGACCCTTGTGTGTTATTTCCCCACTTGGTGTTTCCCTTGAGCTTGAtatgttttgtgatgcatgtccaATTGTGATTGGTGGTAAGGAGTTTactgatagaagcattttaatgtga